One Solanum lycopersicum chromosome 4, SLM_r2.1 DNA window includes the following coding sequences:
- the LOC101266621 gene encoding G-type lectin S-receptor-like serine/threonine-protein kinase At4g27290, translating into MASSMEVNFLMLFLLAFCSCIHNIISTTTTDLISTNQFIIDGETIVSSGGTFELGFFNPSGSSNRYVGIWYKQILPHIQTVVWVANRENPLTNTSSVQLKVTKPGILALFNDQNETIWFTNTSRSVQNPVAVLLDSGNLVVKDANDNNPADFLWQSFNFPTDTHLPDMKLGKNFKTGHEVYLSAWKSDNDPAPGEFTRNIDPTGYPQVLSKSGTDVLNRIGPWNGLRWSGAPIPLLTQSRLYTFQFIFNEEEASYIFSLTNYSSVLSRIVITSNGDIQRFMWVDQTKRWHIHYRLPADNCDTYSLCGVYGRCDIDNEPICGCLEKFVPKYPQQWGKGDWTKGCIRRIPLDCKREHVFIKYSGIKLPDTKHSQYNKTMTLEGCKQVCSTNCSCTAYSSLDISNGDKGCLLWFGELVDIRKLSERGQDIFIKMDSLEEESEAGSKRKKATILAVSFSSLMATILLILILVWYKRKKKKLKLREDFELPLFPLSTITRATNNFSVNNKIGEGGFGPVYKGVLEEGEEIAVKRLSRTSMQGIDEYKNEVIYIAKLQHRNLVRLLGCCIQGEEKMLIYEYMPNNSLDSYIFDPTKNKLLDWPKRFHIINGIARGLLYLHQDSRLRIIHRDLKASNVLLDTAMNPKISDFGMARSVMGNEMGAKTRNVVGTHGYMSPEYAVDGIFSVKSDVFSFGVLVLEIVSGKKNRGFIHQDHNLNLLGHAWKLYKEDRSLELADEQLTDSCNISQVLRSIQVGLLCVQQHPDDRPSMSSVVHMLANESLLPKAKEPGFFTERNIFDEAKSVSQTRSSNNEFTITMLDPR; encoded by the exons ATGGCATCATCTATGGAAGTTAATTTCTTAATGCTTTTTCTGCTGGCTTTCTGTTCTTGtatacacaatattatttctACTACAACAACAGATTTAATCAGTACAAATCAATTCATCATAGATGGTGAAACTATTGTTTCATCCGGTGGAACCTTTGAGCTGGGATTTTTCAACCCCAGCGGTTCCTCAAATCGATATGTTGGTATATGGTACAAGCAAATACTTCCTCATATCCAAACAGTTGTATGGGTAGCAAACAGAGAAAACCCACTCACCAATACATCTTCAGTACAACTGAAGGTAACCAAGCCCGGAATACTTGCTCTTTTTAACGATCAGAATGAAACTATATGGTTTACTAACACCTCAAGATCAGTCCAGAATCCAGTTGCAGTGCTCTTAGATTCTGGTAATCTTGTTGTAAAAGATGCAAATGATAACAATCCAGCAGATTTCCTCTGGCAGAGCTTCAATTTTCCGACTGATACGCACTTGCCTGATATGAAGCTTGGCAAGAATTTCAAAACTGGCCATGAGGTTTACCTTTCAGCATGGAAGAGCGATAACGATCCAGCTCCAGGAGAATTTACTCGTAATATCGATCCTACTGGATATCCACAGGTTCTCAGCAAAAGTGGCACAGATGTATTAAATCGTATAGGACCATGGAATGGTTTACGATGGAGTGGGGCACCCATACCACTACTAACACAAAGCAGACTTTatacatttcaatttattttcaatgaGGAGGAGGCTTCCTATATATTTTCTCTCACTAATTACAGCTCAGTTTTATCCAGAATAGTAATCACTAGCAATGGTGATATACAACGCTTCATGTGGGTGGATCAGACAAAGAGATGGCATATTCACTACAGGTTACCTGCGGATAATTGTGATACATATAGCTTGTGTGGTGTGTATGGGAGGTGTGACATAGATAATGAACCTATTTGTGGATGTTTGGAGAAGTTTGTACCTAAATATCCACAACAATGGGGAAAGGGAGATTGGACAAAAGGGTGTATTCGGAGGATACCCTTAGATTGCAAGAGGGAAcatgtatttataaaatattctgGAATCAAGTTGCCAGATACTAAGCACTCTCAGTACAATAAAACCATGACACTAGAAGGGTGTAAGCAGGTATGCTCCACGAACTGCTCCTGCACAGCCTATTCAAGTCTAGATATAAGCAATGGAGACAAAGGTTGCTTATTATGGTTTGGGGAATTGGTTGACATCAGAAAGCTGTCAGAAAGAGGACAAGACATTTTCATCAAGATGGATTCTTTAGAGGAAG AATCTGAGGCAGGTTCGAAAAGAAAGAAGGCAACGATACTCGCAGTGAGTTTCTCATCGTTGATGGCAACAATTCTGCTAATCCTGATTTTAGTGTGGTACAAACGGAAAAAGAAGAAACTGAAACTCAGAGAAGATTTTGAGCTGCCACTGTTCCCATTGTCTACAATAACAAGAGCCACAAATAACTTTTCGGTCAACAACAAGATTGGAGAAGGTGGATTTGGACCTGTTTACAAG GGAGTACTGGAAGAGGGAGAAGAAATTGCCGTGAAGAGACTGTCGAGGACTTCTATGCAAGGAATTGATGAATACAAGAACGAAGTTATCTATATTGCCAAGCTTCAGCATAGAAATCTTGTGAGACTTCTGGGTTGCTGCATCCAAGGGGAAGAAAAGATGTTGATCTATGAATACATGCCTAACAACAGCCTAGATTCATACATATTTG ACCCAACAAAGAACAAATTACTTGATTGGCCAAAGCGTTTCCACATCATCAACGGAATTGCTCGTGGCTTATTGTATCTCCATCAAGATTCTCGACTACGGATTATTCATAGAGACCTTAAAGCAAGCAATGTTTTGCTAGATACAGCAATGAATCCAAAGATATCAGACTTTGGCATGGCCAGAAGTGTTATGGGAAATGAGATGGGAGCAAAAACACGCAATGTGGTTGGGACACA TGGTTACATGTCCCCTGAATATGCAGTAGATGGGATCTTCTCTGTAAAATCGGATGTGTTTAGTTTTGGTGTATTGGTGTTAGAGATTGTGAGTGGCAAGAAAAATAGAGGATTTAtccatcaagatcacaaccttaACCTTCTCGGTCAT GCATGGAAGCTTTACAAAGAGGATAGGTCCTTGGAACTAGCTGATGAGCAGTTAACTGATTCTTGCAATATTTCTCAAGTTCTAAGGTCCATTCAAGTGGGTTTATTATGCGTGCAACAACATCCAGATGATAGACCAAGCATGTCTTCTGTGGTTCATATGTTGGCTAATGAGAGTCTACTTCCAAAAGCAAAAGAACCAGGATTTTTCACAGAACGAAACATATTCGATGAAGCAAAATCAGTGTCGCAGACAAGAAGTTCAAACAATGAGTTCACAATCACAATGTTAGATCCTCG GTAA
- the LOC101249262 gene encoding G-type lectin S-receptor-like serine/threonine-protein kinase At4g27290 translates to MEASFFLLFLLAFCSSIHNSFSTTTDLISTNQFIIDGETIVSSGGTFELGFFNPSGSSNRYIGIWYKQILPYMQTIVWVANRETPLTNTSSVILKVTEPGILALLNDKNEIKWSTNTSRSVRNPVAVLLDSGNLVVKEANDDNPENFLWQSFNYPTDTHLPGMKIGKNFKTGHEVYLSAWKSDNDPAPGEFTRSIDPTGYPQILTKSGTNVLYRVGPWNGLKWSGAPIPLLQQSRLHRFQFVFNEEGIYYIFSLINHSSILSRTVMTSNGDIQRFVWVDQTKRWHIHYRLPADNCDTYSLCGVYGRCDIDNEPICGCLKKFVPKYPQQWGKGDWTKGCIRRIPLDCKREHVFIKYSGIKLPDTKHSQYNKTMTLEGCKQVCSTNCSCTAYSSLDISNGDKGCLLWFGELVDIRKLSKRGQDIFIKMDSLEEVADLQNVESKAGSNRKKAKILAVSFSLLVATILLILILLLYKRKKKKLKLREDFELPLIPLSTITRATNNFSVNNKIGEGGFGPVYKGVLEEGQEIAVKRWSRTSMQGLDEYTNEVIYIAKLQHRNLVRLLGCCIQGEEKMLIYEYMPNNSLDSYIFDQTKSKLLDWPKRFHIINGIARGLLYLHQDSRLRIIHRDLKASNVLLDMEMNPKISDFGMARSVTGNEMGAKTGKVVGTHGYMSPEYAVDGMFSVKSDVFSFGVMVLEIVSGKKNRGFSHQDHNLNLLGHAWKLYKEDRSLELADEQLADSCKTSQILRSIQVGLLCVQQHPNDRPSMFSVVQMLANESLLPKAKEPGFFTERNVYDEGKSGSQITSSKNEVTITLLDPR, encoded by the exons ATGGAAGCTAGTTTCTTCCTACTTTTTCTGTTGGCATTCTGCTCTTCTATACACAATAGTTTTTCTACAACAACAGACTTAATCAGTACAAATCAATTCATCATAGATGGTGAAACTATTGTTTCATCCGGTGGAACCTTTGAGCTGGGATTCTTCAACCCCAGCGGTTCCTCAAATCGATATATTGGGATATGGTACAAGCAAATTCTTCCTTACATGCAAACAATAGTATGGGTTGCAAACAGAGAGACACCACTTACCAATACATCTTCAGTCATTTTGAAGGTCACCGAACCGGGAATACTTGCACTTCTGAATGACAAGAATGAAATTAAATGGTCTACTAACACCTCAAGATCAGTCCGGAATCCAGTTGCAGTGCTTTTAGATTCTGGTAATCTTGTTGTAAAAGAAGCAAATGATGACAACCCAGAAAATTTCCTCTGGCAGAGCTTCAATTATCCAACTGATACACACTTGCCTGGTATGAAGATTGGCAAGAATTTCAAAACTGGCCATGAGGTTTACCTTTCAGCATGGAAGAGCGATAACGATCCAGCTCCAGGAGAATTTACTCGTAGCATTGATCCTACAGGATATCCACAGATTCTCACCAAAAGTGGGACAAATGTATTATATCGTGTAGGACCATGGAATGGTTTAAAATGGAGTGGAGCACCCATACCACTACTACAACAAAGCAGACTTCATAgatttcaatttgttttcaaTGAGGAGGGGATTTACTATATCTTTTCTCTCATTAATCACAGCTCGATTTTATCAAGAACGGTCATGACTAGCAACGGTGATATACAACGCTTCGTGTGGGTGGATCAGACAAAGAGATGGCATATTCACTACAGGTTACCTGCGGATAATTGTGATACATATAGCTTGTGTGGTGTGTATGGGAGGTGTGACATAGATAATGAACCTATTTGTGGATGTTTGAAGAAGTTTGTACCTAAATATCCACAACAATGGGGAAAGGGAGATTGGACAAAAGGGTGTATTCGGAGGATACCCTTAGATTGCAAGAGGGAAcatgtatttataaaatattctgGAATCAAGTTGCCAGACACTAAGCACTCTCAGTACAATAAAACCATGACACTAGAAGGGTGTAAGCAGGTATGCTCCACGAACTGCTCCTGCACAGCCTATTCAAGTCTAGATATAAGCAATGGAGACAAAGGTTGCTTATTATGGTTTGGGGAATTGGTTGACATCAGAAAGCTGTCAAAAAGAGGACAAGACATTTTCATCAAGATGGATTCTTTAGAGGAAG TGGCTGACTTACAAAATGTAGAATCTAAGGCAGGTTCAAACAGAAAGAAGGCAAAGATACTCGCAGTGAGCTTCTCACTGTTGGTGGCAACCATTCTGCTAATCCTGATTTTGTTGTTGTACAAACGGAAAAAGAAGAAACTGAAACTCAGAGAAGATTTTGAGCTGCCACTGATCCCATTGTCGACAATAACAAGAGCCACAAATAACTTTTCGGTCAACAACAAGATTGGAGAGGGTGGATTTGGACCTGTATACAAG GGAGTGCTGGAAGAAGGACAAGAAATTGCCGTGAAGAGATGGTCAAGGACTTCCATGCAAGGACTTGATGAATACACAAATGAAGTTATCTATATTGCCAAACTTCAACATAGAAATCTTGTGAGACTTCTGGGATGCTGCATCCAAGGGGAAGAAAAGATGTTGATCTATGAATACATGCCTAACAACAGCCTAGATTCGTACATATTTG ACCAAACAAAGAGTAAATTGCTTGATTGGCCAAAGCGTTTCCACATCATCAACGGAATTGCTCGTGGCTTATTGTATCTACATCAAGATTCTAGACTACGGATTATCCATAGAGACCTTAAAGCAAGCAATGTTTTGTTAGACATGGAAATGAATCCAAAGATATCGGACTTTGGCATGGCTCGAAGTGTTACAGGAAATGAGATGGGTGCAAAAACAGGCAAAGTTGTTGGGACACA TGGTTACATGTCCCCTGAATATGCAGTAGATGGGATGTTTTCGGTAAAATCAGATGTGTTTAGCTTTGGCGTAATGGTGTTAGAGATTGTGAGTGGCAAGAAAAATAGAGGATTTTCCCATCAAGACCACAACCTTAACCTTCTCGGTCAC GCATGGAAGCTTTACAAAGAGGATAGGTCGTTGGAACTAGCTGATGAGCAGCTAGCTGACTCGTGCAAAACTTCTCAAATTTTAAGGTCCATTCAAGTGGGTTTACTATGCGTGCAACAACATCCGAATGATAGACCAAGCATGTTTTCTGTGGTTCAGATGTTGGCTAATGAGAGTCTACTGCCAAAAGCAAAAGAGCCAGGATTTTTCACAGAACGAAATGTATATGACGAAGGAAAATCCGGATCGCAGATAACAAGTTCAAAAAATGAAGTCACAATCACATTATTAGATCCTCGTTAG
- the LOC138348350 gene encoding G-type lectin S-receptor-like serine/threonine-protein kinase At4g27290 isoform X1 — protein MGTIFFLLIFLLSFYYCIPKIISTTTNVITTNQSIADGETVVSSGGTFELGFFSPNNSTKRYIGIWYKQILPHMQTVVWVANREKPLTNTLLVVLKVNKRGILALLNGKNEMIWSTNTSRSVQNPVAILLDSGNLVVKDANDDNPENFLWQSFHFPTDTHLPEMKLGKNFKTGHEVYLSAWKNDNDPAAGEFMHHIDPTGYPQALIKSGTSVTARIGPWNGLRWSGSPIPLLECCLFQFIFNEQELYYRFTLINSLDLTRLVLNSNGYIQHLKWVEWTKRWHIYYNLPADYCDTNSLCGAYGSCDIDDTPVCGCLEKFVAKYPHQWEKGDWSEGCVRRTPLNCKTEHVFIKYSGIKLPNTKYSRYNKTMTLKGCRQVCSRNCSCTAYSSLDISNGDKGCLLWFGELIDIRKLSERGQDIYIKMDSSERESDAGSKRNKAMILILMSFSLLMAMILFSLIFLLYKGKKKKKLQLKEDFELQMLQFSTLTRATNNFSLNNKIGEGGFGPVYKGLLEDGQEIAVKRLSRTSMQGLDEYKNEVIYIAKLQHRNLVRLLGYCIQGEEKMLIYEYMPNRSLDSYIFDQTKKKLLDWPKRFHIINGIARGLLYLHQDSRLRIIHRDLKASNVLLDIEMNPKISDFGMAKSVTGDEMGAKTHNVVGTYGYMSPEYAVDGIFSVKSDVFSFGVLLLEIVSCKRNRGFVHQDHNLNLLGHAWKLYKEDRSLELVDEQLADSCNISQVLRSIQVGLLCVQQHPDDRPNMFSVVQMLANESLLPKAKEPGFFIQRDVFDEEKSGSQTGSSKNDVTITLLDPR, from the exons ATGGGAACTATTTTCTTCCTACTAATTTTCCTACTGTCTTTCTACTATTGCATACCCAAGATCATTTCCACTACAACAAATGTAATCACGACAAATCAGTCAATTGCAGATGGTGAAACTGTTGTTTCATCTGGTGGAACCTTTGAGCTGGGATTTTTCAGCCCCAATAATTCGACAAAGCGATACATTGGGATATGGTACAAGCAAATTCTTCCTCATATGCAAACAGTTGTATGGGTTGCAAACAGAGAGAAACCACTCACCAATACattgttagtcgttttgaaggTTAACAAGCGGGGAATACTTGCTCTTCTCAATGGCAAAAATGAAATGATATGGTCCACAAACACCTCAAGATCAGTCCAAAATCCTGTTGCAATACTTTTAGATTCTGGTAATCTTGTTGTCAAAGATGCAAATGATGACAATCCAGAAAATTTCCTCTGGCAGAGCTTCCATTTCCCAACTGATACGCACTTGCCTGAAATGAAGCTTGGAAAGAATTTTAAGACTGGCCATGAGGTTTACCTTTCAGCATGGAAGAACGATAATGATCCAGCTGCAGGTGAATTCATGCATCACATTGATCCTACTGGATATCCACAAGCCCTCATCAAAAGTGGCACAAGTGTAACAGCTCGTATAGGACCATGGAATGGTTTACGATGGAGTGGATCACCTATACCACTACTAGAATGCtgtctttttcaatttattttcaatgaGCAGGAGCTTTACTACAGGTTTACACTAATTAACAGCTTGGACTTAACAAGACTAGTCCTGAATAGCAATGGTTATATACAACATTTGAAGTGGGTGGAATGGACAAAGAGATGGCATATTTACTACAATTTGCCAGCGGATTATTGTGATACAAATAGCCTATGTGGTGCCTATGGGAGCTGTGACATAGATGATACACCGGTTTGTGGATGTTTGGAAAAGTTTGTAGCTAAATATCCACATCAATGGGAAAAGGGAGATTGGTCAGAAGGGTGTGTCCGCAGGACACCCTTAAATTGCAAAACTGAACATgtattcataaaatattctgGAATCAAACTGCCAAATACTAAGTACTCTCGGTATAATAAAACCATGACACTCAAAGGGTGTAGGCAAGTATGCTCCAGGAACTGCTCTTGCACAGCTTATTCAAGTCTAGATATAAGCAACGGAGACAAAGGTTGCTTGCTTTGGTTTGGGGAATTGATTGACATCCGAAAGCTGTCTGAAAGAGGGCAAGACATTTACATCAAGATGGATTCTTCAGAGCGAG AATCTGATGCAGGTTCAAAAAGAAATAAGGCAATGATACTCATACTCATGAGTTTCTCATTGTTGATGGCAATGATTCTGTTTAGCCTGATTTTTTTGTTGTACAAagggaaaaagaagaagaagctgCAACTCAAAGAAGATTTTGAGCTGCAAATGTTGCAATTTTCGACATTAACAAGGGCCACGAATAACTTTTCGCTCAACAACAAGATTGGAGAAGGTGGATTTGGACCTGTTTACAAG GGATTGCTGGAAGATGGGCAAGAAATTGCCGTGAAGAGACTGTCAAGAACTTCCATGCAAGGACTTGatgaatacaaaaatgaagttatCTATATTGCCAAGCTTCAGCATCGAAATCTTGTGAGACTTCTGGGCTACTGCATCCAAGGGGAAGAAAAGATGTTGATCTATGAATACATGCCTAATAGAAGCCTGGATTCCTACATATTTG atcaaacaaagaaaaaattacttGATTGGCCAAAGCGTTTTCACATCATCAATGGAATTGCTCGTGGCTTATTATATCTCCATCAAGATTCTCGACTACGAATTATTCACAGAGACCTTAAAGCAAGCAATGTTTTGCTAGATATAGAAATGAATCCAAAGATATCAGACTTTGGCATGGCCAAAAGTGTTACAGGAGATGAGATGGGAGCAAAAACACATAATGTAGTTGGGACATA TGGTTACATGTCTCCAGAATATGCAGTAGATGGGATCTTCTCGGTAAAATCAGATGTATTTAGCTTTGGCGTCTTGTTGTTAGAGATTGTGAGTTGCAAGAGAAATAGAGGATTTGtccatcaagatcacaaccttaACCTTCTCGGTCAT GCATGGAAGCTTTACAAAGAAGATAGGTCCTTGGAACTAGTTGATGAGCAGCTGGCTGATTCTTGCAATATTTCACAAGTTTTGAGGTCAATCCAAGTGGGTTTATTATGTGTGCAACAACATCCAGATGATAGACCAAACATGTTTTCTGTGGTTCAAATGTTGGCTAATGAGAGTCTACTTCCAAAAGCAAAAGAACCAGGATTTTTCATACAACGAGACGTATTTGATGAAGAGAAATCAGGATCGCAGACAGGAAGTTCAAAAAATGATGTGACAATCACATTGTTAGATCCTCGGTAG
- the LOC138348350 gene encoding G-type lectin S-receptor-like serine/threonine-protein kinase At4g27290 isoform X2, with product MGTIFFLLIFLLSFYYCIPKIISTTTNVITTNQSIADGETVVSSGGTFELGFFSPNNSTKRYIGIWYKQILPHMQTVVWVANREKPLTNTLLVVLKVNKRGILALLNGKNEMIWSTNTSRSVQNPVAILLDSGNLVVKDANDDNPENFLWQSFHFPTDTHLPEMKLGKNFKTGHEVYLSAWKNDNDPAAGEFMHHIDPTGYPQALIKSGTSVTARIGPWNGLRWSGSPIPLLECCLFQFIFNEQELYYRFTLINSLDLTRLVLNSNGYIQHLKWVEWTKRWHIYYNLPADYCDTNSLCGAYGSCDIDDTPVCGCLEKFVAKYPHQWEKGDWSEGCVRRTPLNCKTEHVFIKYSGIKLPNTKYSRYNKTMTLKGCRQVCSRNCSCTAYSSLDISNGDKGCLLWFGELIDIRKLSERGQDIYIKMDSSERGSKRNKAMILILMSFSLLMAMILFSLIFLLYKGKKKKKLQLKEDFELQMLQFSTLTRATNNFSLNNKIGEGGFGPVYKGLLEDGQEIAVKRLSRTSMQGLDEYKNEVIYIAKLQHRNLVRLLGYCIQGEEKMLIYEYMPNRSLDSYIFDQTKKKLLDWPKRFHIINGIARGLLYLHQDSRLRIIHRDLKASNVLLDIEMNPKISDFGMAKSVTGDEMGAKTHNVVGTYGYMSPEYAVDGIFSVKSDVFSFGVLLLEIVSCKRNRGFVHQDHNLNLLGHAWKLYKEDRSLELVDEQLADSCNISQVLRSIQVGLLCVQQHPDDRPNMFSVVQMLANESLLPKAKEPGFFIQRDVFDEEKSGSQTGSSKNDVTITLLDPR from the exons ATGGGAACTATTTTCTTCCTACTAATTTTCCTACTGTCTTTCTACTATTGCATACCCAAGATCATTTCCACTACAACAAATGTAATCACGACAAATCAGTCAATTGCAGATGGTGAAACTGTTGTTTCATCTGGTGGAACCTTTGAGCTGGGATTTTTCAGCCCCAATAATTCGACAAAGCGATACATTGGGATATGGTACAAGCAAATTCTTCCTCATATGCAAACAGTTGTATGGGTTGCAAACAGAGAGAAACCACTCACCAATACattgttagtcgttttgaaggTTAACAAGCGGGGAATACTTGCTCTTCTCAATGGCAAAAATGAAATGATATGGTCCACAAACACCTCAAGATCAGTCCAAAATCCTGTTGCAATACTTTTAGATTCTGGTAATCTTGTTGTCAAAGATGCAAATGATGACAATCCAGAAAATTTCCTCTGGCAGAGCTTCCATTTCCCAACTGATACGCACTTGCCTGAAATGAAGCTTGGAAAGAATTTTAAGACTGGCCATGAGGTTTACCTTTCAGCATGGAAGAACGATAATGATCCAGCTGCAGGTGAATTCATGCATCACATTGATCCTACTGGATATCCACAAGCCCTCATCAAAAGTGGCACAAGTGTAACAGCTCGTATAGGACCATGGAATGGTTTACGATGGAGTGGATCACCTATACCACTACTAGAATGCtgtctttttcaatttattttcaatgaGCAGGAGCTTTACTACAGGTTTACACTAATTAACAGCTTGGACTTAACAAGACTAGTCCTGAATAGCAATGGTTATATACAACATTTGAAGTGGGTGGAATGGACAAAGAGATGGCATATTTACTACAATTTGCCAGCGGATTATTGTGATACAAATAGCCTATGTGGTGCCTATGGGAGCTGTGACATAGATGATACACCGGTTTGTGGATGTTTGGAAAAGTTTGTAGCTAAATATCCACATCAATGGGAAAAGGGAGATTGGTCAGAAGGGTGTGTCCGCAGGACACCCTTAAATTGCAAAACTGAACATgtattcataaaatattctgGAATCAAACTGCCAAATACTAAGTACTCTCGGTATAATAAAACCATGACACTCAAAGGGTGTAGGCAAGTATGCTCCAGGAACTGCTCTTGCACAGCTTATTCAAGTCTAGATATAAGCAACGGAGACAAAGGTTGCTTGCTTTGGTTTGGGGAATTGATTGACATCCGAAAGCTGTCTGAAAGAGGGCAAGACATTTACATCAAGATGGATTCTTCAGAGCGAG GTTCAAAAAGAAATAAGGCAATGATACTCATACTCATGAGTTTCTCATTGTTGATGGCAATGATTCTGTTTAGCCTGATTTTTTTGTTGTACAAagggaaaaagaagaagaagctgCAACTCAAAGAAGATTTTGAGCTGCAAATGTTGCAATTTTCGACATTAACAAGGGCCACGAATAACTTTTCGCTCAACAACAAGATTGGAGAAGGTGGATTTGGACCTGTTTACAAG GGATTGCTGGAAGATGGGCAAGAAATTGCCGTGAAGAGACTGTCAAGAACTTCCATGCAAGGACTTGatgaatacaaaaatgaagttatCTATATTGCCAAGCTTCAGCATCGAAATCTTGTGAGACTTCTGGGCTACTGCATCCAAGGGGAAGAAAAGATGTTGATCTATGAATACATGCCTAATAGAAGCCTGGATTCCTACATATTTG atcaaacaaagaaaaaattacttGATTGGCCAAAGCGTTTTCACATCATCAATGGAATTGCTCGTGGCTTATTATATCTCCATCAAGATTCTCGACTACGAATTATTCACAGAGACCTTAAAGCAAGCAATGTTTTGCTAGATATAGAAATGAATCCAAAGATATCAGACTTTGGCATGGCCAAAAGTGTTACAGGAGATGAGATGGGAGCAAAAACACATAATGTAGTTGGGACATA TGGTTACATGTCTCCAGAATATGCAGTAGATGGGATCTTCTCGGTAAAATCAGATGTATTTAGCTTTGGCGTCTTGTTGTTAGAGATTGTGAGTTGCAAGAGAAATAGAGGATTTGtccatcaagatcacaaccttaACCTTCTCGGTCAT GCATGGAAGCTTTACAAAGAAGATAGGTCCTTGGAACTAGTTGATGAGCAGCTGGCTGATTCTTGCAATATTTCACAAGTTTTGAGGTCAATCCAAGTGGGTTTATTATGTGTGCAACAACATCCAGATGATAGACCAAACATGTTTTCTGTGGTTCAAATGTTGGCTAATGAGAGTCTACTTCCAAAAGCAAAAGAACCAGGATTTTTCATACAACGAGACGTATTTGATGAAGAGAAATCAGGATCGCAGACAGGAAGTTCAAAAAATGATGTGACAATCACATTGTTAGATCCTCGGTAG